The Candidatus Omnitrophota bacterium genome has a window encoding:
- the purH gene encoding bifunctional phosphoribosylaminoimidazolecarboxamide formyltransferase/IMP cyclohydrolase, whose amino-acid sequence MLRIRRALISVWDKKGIADFVKKLVNFNVDVVSTGKTATLLRKSGVVVKEVATLTSFPEILSGRVKTLHPKVFGGILANKKHPLHMEEMRGLGIYPFDLIVVNLYPFVEKRKERLSCDEMIEYIDIGGPAMLRAAAKNFKNVACISSSAQYKMVLAELEKNNGFISTETLRILAQEAFYLTKEYDNSIYNYFRGKDIATWNFEEAWRLRYGENPHQKASLYKMVEADTADFKQLQGKGLSYNNFLDLDAAMSMVKEFSEPAAAIVKHASICGVGVDRKLSGAYKKSYNADKLSSFGGVVGLNRKVDKETATQIIKSEFKECIIAPAYSKEALKLFAPKKNLRVLEVDFNKKVSFKEARGTSFGYLIQSQDNSTFDKNSLRVVTKKKPGSREMKDLIFAWKVAKFVRSNAIVIAKNSAVLGVGGGQPSRVGAVKIALSKAVSSSKLAVLASDGFFPKEDSIQVAYRKGIRAIIQPGGSIKDDEIIKVCDKLGIAMIFTGIRHFRH is encoded by the coding sequence ATGTTAAGAATAAGAAGAGCTTTAATTAGTGTTTGGGACAAAAAGGGAATAGCTGACTTTGTAAAGAAGTTGGTTAACTTTAATGTTGATGTAGTTTCAACCGGTAAAACAGCCACCTTGTTGCGTAAAAGCGGTGTGGTGGTTAAGGAGGTAGCGACCCTTACTTCGTTTCCGGAGATACTTTCCGGAAGGGTTAAGACGCTTCATCCTAAGGTGTTTGGAGGGATTCTAGCTAATAAAAAACATCCGTTACACATGGAGGAAATGCGTGGGTTGGGAATATATCCTTTCGACTTGATAGTGGTTAACCTTTATCCTTTCGTCGAAAAAAGAAAAGAACGTTTAAGTTGCGATGAGATGATTGAGTATATTGATATTGGTGGTCCGGCAATGCTCAGGGCTGCGGCTAAAAATTTCAAAAACGTTGCCTGTATAAGTTCTTCGGCCCAATACAAAATGGTACTCGCTGAGCTTGAAAAAAATAACGGTTTTATATCTACTGAGACCTTAAGAATTTTGGCTCAGGAAGCTTTTTATCTTACTAAAGAGTATGACAACTCCATCTATAATTATTTTCGCGGTAAGGATATCGCTACTTGGAATTTTGAAGAAGCTTGGCGACTTCGCTACGGAGAGAATCCTCATCAAAAAGCTTCTTTATATAAAATGGTTGAGGCGGATACGGCCGATTTTAAGCAACTTCAAGGTAAGGGGCTTTCTTATAATAATTTTCTTGATCTTGATGCGGCGATGAGCATGGTTAAGGAATTTTCAGAACCGGCCGCGGCAATTGTAAAGCATGCTTCTATCTGTGGTGTTGGAGTTGACCGTAAACTCTCCGGTGCTTATAAAAAATCTTATAACGCCGATAAACTTTCCAGTTTTGGTGGCGTTGTTGGTTTAAATCGTAAAGTCGACAAGGAAACCGCTACTCAGATTATTAAAAGCGAGTTCAAGGAATGTATTATTGCTCCGGCTTATTCCAAAGAGGCTTTAAAGTTATTTGCACCCAAAAAGAACTTACGGGTTTTAGAGGTTGATTTTAATAAAAAAGTATCATTTAAGGAAGCCCGCGGGACTTCGTTCGGATATCTTATCCAAAGTCAGGATAATTCTACTTTTGATAAAAATTCTTTGAGGGTAGTTACTAAAAAGAAACCTGGCTCTCGCGAGATGAAAGATCTTATTTTTGCTTGGAAAGTAGCTAAATTCGTAAGGTCGAATGCGATTGTTATCGCCAAAAACAGTGCTGTTTTAGGGGTTGGTGGCGGTCAACCTTCCAGGGTTGGTGCAGTAAAAATAGCCTTGAGTAAGGCTGTTTCTTCGTCCAAGTTAGCAGTTTTAGCTTCAGACGGATTTTTTCCTAAAGAAGATTCAATCCAAGTAGCTTATCGAAAAGGAATCAGAGCTATTATTCAGCCTGGTGGATCAATAAAGGATGATGAGATTATAAAAGTTTGCGACAAGCTGGGTATAGCAATGATTTTTACCGGCATCCGTCATTTCCGCCATTAA
- a CDS encoding elongation factor G, with translation MNSDLMKKRTFLICGHAQSGKTSLAESLLFKSKAVNRLGSVDSGTSISDHEDDERDRKSSINLSILHADYKGNSLQFIDVPGYLDFIGELITSSRVVDFAIIVVDAVEGVSVGTEKAWEILQAQKVPCMFFINKLDKEDTDYKVTLADIQKSLTKKARSLVKVEGDKLINILKNKDMDPTLYSQIAESVAESDDVLLEKYLDKGALEDEELRVALDKAVTNSLFFPVVGGVATKELGTDTLLEVITEIMPAVGESAGRLAKDKSDQELVIKPKLEEPFSAQVFKTIVDPFVGQLTIFRVFSGKISSNSEFFNVTKDDKEKFGQLYALQGKQQIAVDEVSAGDIVAAAKLKNTFSQDSLCASSRPVNFPIPEFPSPAYSASVKPKTRQDEEKISAVLARLTSEDPTCSTSRDAQTKELIISGMGELHINVIIGRMKRKYQANVELGTPKVPYLETVTKSVDVSHRYKKQTGGKGQFGEVFIKVEPLERGKQFEFVNKVVGGAIPRNFIPSVEKGIRKSMVKGFLAGYTIADIRVILYDGSYHPVDSSDMAFQIAASMALKKAFDQAGSVLLEPVMNVEITVPEEFMGQITGDISSRRGRVLGMETKGKNDVVKAHIPLAEMFKYASDLRSFTGGRGTYTMSFDSYEVVPARITQGIVEQSKAAKEEQHV, from the coding sequence ATGAATAGCGATTTGATGAAGAAGAGAACATTTCTTATTTGCGGACATGCTCAGTCAGGAAAGACTTCTTTAGCTGAGAGTTTGCTGTTTAAGTCAAAGGCGGTAAATCGTTTGGGAAGTGTAGACTCCGGCACTTCAATAAGCGATCATGAGGATGACGAGAGAGATCGCAAAAGCTCGATTAACCTTTCGATTCTTCATGCTGATTATAAAGGAAATAGTTTACAGTTTATCGATGTTCCGGGATATCTAGATTTTATCGGTGAGTTAATAACATCTTCGCGGGTAGTTGATTTCGCAATTATTGTAGTTGACGCTGTTGAGGGTGTGAGCGTGGGTACTGAAAAAGCCTGGGAAATTTTGCAAGCTCAAAAAGTTCCTTGCATGTTTTTTATTAATAAGTTAGACAAAGAAGATACTGATTATAAGGTAACTTTAGCCGATATTCAAAAAAGCCTAACTAAAAAAGCGAGAAGTTTAGTTAAGGTCGAGGGCGATAAGTTAATAAATATTTTAAAAAATAAAGATATGGACCCGACTCTCTATAGTCAGATTGCCGAAAGCGTTGCTGAGAGTGACGATGTTCTTCTAGAGAAATATCTAGATAAAGGTGCTTTAGAAGATGAAGAACTTCGGGTTGCTTTGGATAAAGCAGTTACCAACTCTTTATTCTTTCCGGTAGTTGGTGGTGTGGCTACTAAAGAGCTCGGGACCGATACTTTATTAGAGGTAATTACCGAAATCATGCCGGCAGTAGGTGAGTCAGCCGGACGCCTAGCTAAGGATAAGTCTGATCAAGAACTGGTTATTAAACCTAAACTCGAGGAGCCATTTAGCGCTCAGGTATTTAAGACGATTGTTGACCCTTTTGTTGGCCAACTTACGATATTCCGTGTTTTTTCGGGGAAAATAAGCTCTAATAGTGAGTTTTTTAATGTTACTAAAGATGACAAGGAAAAGTTTGGCCAGCTTTATGCCTTGCAAGGCAAGCAACAGATTGCGGTTGATGAAGTTTCGGCTGGCGATATTGTAGCTGCAGCAAAATTAAAAAATACTTTTAGTCAAGATAGCCTCTGCGCTTCATCACGGCCCGTAAATTTTCCGATTCCTGAATTTCCTTCTCCAGCTTATTCGGCTTCAGTTAAGCCAAAAACCAGGCAAGATGAGGAAAAAATATCAGCGGTTTTAGCGCGCTTGACTAGTGAAGACCCGACTTGTAGCACATCGCGAGATGCTCAAACCAAAGAGCTAATTATTTCCGGAATGGGAGAGTTGCATATTAATGTGATTATTGGAAGGATGAAAAGAAAATATCAGGCTAATGTGGAATTGGGAACGCCTAAAGTACCTTATTTAGAAACAGTTACCAAGTCGGTGGATGTTTCTCATCGCTACAAAAAACAAACTGGCGGTAAAGGCCAATTCGGTGAAGTTTTTATTAAAGTTGAGCCTTTAGAGCGCGGCAAGCAGTTTGAGTTTGTTAATAAGGTTGTCGGAGGAGCTATCCCGCGTAATTTTATTCCTTCAGTCGAGAAAGGTATTCGTAAGTCAATGGTTAAAGGATTTCTAGCTGGCTATACGATAGCCGATATTCGGGTGATACTTTATGATGGTTCTTATCATCCGGTTGACTCTTCAGATATGGCTTTTCAGATTGCTGCCTCAATGGCTTTAAAGAAGGCTTTTGACCAAGCCGGAAGTGTTTTACTTGAGCCAGTTATGAATGTTGAGATTACCGTTCCTGAAGAATTTATGGGTCAGATTACCGGTGACATAAGTTCTCGACGCGGTCGAGTATTAGGAATGGAAACTAAAGGCAAGAATGATGTGGTTAAGGCACATATACCTTTAGCTGAGATGTTTAAATATGCCTCTGATTTGCGTTCATTTACCGGCGGTAGAGGAACCTATACTATGAGTTTTGATAGTTATGAAGTTGTTCCGGCCCGAATTACTCAAGGGATTGTTGAGCAATCTAAAGCTGCCAAAGAAGAACAACATGTGTAA
- a CDS encoding DUF933 domain-containing protein, which translates to MKIFNLGLDLEPGKQVYKSSCFEKLVEKFSPKKSTPYPVEFVDSDIDQSEAIVLAESKRLDLIVTDLEKIETRLSRCESEAEKLLFKKAQVALEAEELLCDLNLSDSEKTLLKTLPLLTFKPCLVKNEVADINSLIGEVIQKSGLILFFTAGKKEVHAWSLKKGELILEAAGKIHSDLKRGFIKGEVVNCKDLDSFFNLAEARSRGFVKLVDRDYVVEENDIIEIRFNV; encoded by the coding sequence GTGAAGATATTTAATTTAGGATTAGATTTAGAGCCGGGAAAGCAAGTTTATAAATCAAGTTGTTTTGAAAAGTTAGTTGAGAAGTTTTCTCCTAAAAAATCAACTCCTTATCCGGTTGAGTTTGTCGATAGCGATATTGATCAATCAGAGGCAATAGTTCTTGCTGAGAGTAAGCGGCTTGATTTGATTGTTACCGATTTAGAAAAGATTGAAACCCGACTTTCACGTTGTGAAAGTGAGGCTGAGAAGCTGCTCTTCAAAAAAGCACAGGTAGCCTTAGAAGCGGAAGAGCTTCTTTGTGATCTTAATTTATCCGATTCTGAGAAGACGCTTTTAAAGACTTTGCCACTTTTAACTTTTAAACCTTGCCTGGTTAAAAACGAAGTCGCTGATATCAACAGTTTGATTGGGGAAGTAATTCAGAAGTCAGGATTAATTTTATTTTTTACTGCCGGTAAAAAAGAGGTTCACGCTTGGAGTCTAAAAAAAGGTGAGCTTATATTAGAAGCTGCCGGAAAAATTCATAGCGATTTGAAACGTGGTTTTATCAAGGGCGAAGTGGTTAATTGTAAGGATTTAGATAGTTTTTTCAATTTGGCCGAGGCTCGTTCGCGAGGCTTTGTAAAGCTGGTAGATCGCGATTACGTAGTTGAGGAAAACGATATTATTGAAATAAGGTTTAATGTGTAA
- the mnmE gene encoding tRNA uridine-5-carboxymethylaminomethyl(34) synthesis GTPase MnmE, which yields MNESKLKKYNSIDTIVALATFPSASALGVIRISGKAAIKIASKIFKPANKKDIRKVKGNSLFYGWIVERTKAKKPKLKTGLVVDEVMLSLMRKPRSYTKEDVVEISAHGGVLVLNKILELIIEQGARQAQRGEFTYRALVNGRINLIQAEAVRDIVEARSDQGLRLAQQQLKGELSKEIDLVKQDLKELFSQVEAYINFPEDELKISTGLIKKQINQLKNKLDKLLIGSKDAKILKEGLRCIICGKTNAGKSTLFNCLLREERVIVSRIHGTTRDVIEETINIRGVPLRIYDTAGLIEPRDLVTKKAIAKTNQSFDSADLIILMLDGSRSLDKDDLFLLNKIKDKNVIIVINKRDLKQKLKAETIANFKKPKVFLSALKKKGIKDLEKAVFNSVYKNGLNRENIIFLNHYQEQFLKKAVESITEAKDCFESDDAIDLVGCSLKECLDSLAELTGEVYSEEILENIFSKFCIGK from the coding sequence ATGAATGAGTCTAAATTAAAGAAATACAATTCAATCGATACTATAGTCGCCCTTGCTACTTTTCCTTCTGCCTCAGCTTTAGGGGTAATTAGAATTTCCGGAAAAGCGGCCATAAAGATTGCTTCAAAAATATTTAAGCCGGCCAACAAAAAAGATATTCGTAAAGTTAAAGGCAACAGTCTTTTCTATGGTTGGATAGTGGAGAGAACTAAGGCCAAAAAACCAAAGCTAAAAACTGGATTAGTTGTTGATGAAGTTATGCTAAGTCTAATGAGGAAGCCACGTTCTTATACTAAGGAAGATGTGGTTGAGATTTCTGCCCACGGTGGGGTGTTGGTTCTGAATAAGATTTTAGAGTTAATAATCGAGCAGGGTGCTCGCCAGGCTCAAAGAGGTGAGTTTACCTATCGGGCTTTAGTCAATGGGCGTATAAATCTTATTCAGGCTGAGGCAGTTAGAGATATTGTTGAAGCAAGGTCTGACCAAGGTCTGAGGTTAGCCCAACAGCAGCTCAAGGGCGAGCTCTCAAAAGAAATAGATTTAGTTAAACAGGATTTAAAAGAGCTATTTTCTCAGGTTGAAGCCTATATCAATTTTCCTGAGGATGAGCTAAAAATTTCAACAGGTCTTATAAAAAAGCAGATCAACCAACTCAAAAATAAACTTGATAAGTTACTCATCGGATCTAAAGATGCCAAAATTTTAAAAGAAGGCTTAAGATGTATTATTTGTGGAAAAACTAATGCCGGAAAGTCGACCCTTTTTAACTGCTTGCTTAGAGAAGAAAGGGTCATTGTGAGCAGGATTCATGGCACCACTCGGGACGTAATCGAAGAAACTATAAATATTCGCGGCGTGCCTTTAAGGATATACGATACGGCTGGTTTGATTGAGCCCAGGGATTTGGTTACTAAAAAAGCGATAGCTAAAACTAACCAAAGTTTTGACTCGGCGGATTTAATAATTCTTATGCTTGACGGTTCGCGTAGTTTAGATAAAGATGATTTATTCTTACTTAACAAAATAAAGGATAAGAATGTGATCATTGTTATTAATAAAAGGGATTTAAAGCAAAAACTTAAAGCGGAAACCATTGCTAACTTTAAAAAGCCTAAAGTTTTTCTAAGCGCTTTAAAGAAAAAAGGCATTAAGGATTTAGAAAAAGCTGTATTTAATAGTGTATATAAAAACGGCTTGAATCGAGAAAATATTATTTTCCTTAATCATTATCAGGAACAGTTTTTAAAAAAAGCCGTAGAGAGTATTACTGAGGCTAAAGATTGCTTTGAGTCTGACGATGCCATTGATTTAGTTGGATGTTCTTTAAAAGAATGTTTAGATAGTCTAGCTGAACTAACTGGCGAAGTATATTCAGAGGAGATTCTAGAGAATATATTTAGCAAGTTTTGTATTGGTAAATAA
- a CDS encoding bifunctional folylpolyglutamate synthase/dihydrofolate synthase: MITNYCQARGYLEDFINYEKTTKFNYKNSFKLERVRFLFKQLKIPYQDLKAIHIAGTKGKGSTAKICAQSLIACGFKVGLYTSPHLFDFRERIRVNRRMISKEDLVRIVEGLRSKIEKGKLSPKLGQLSFFEIYTAIAFKYFLEKKVDYAVIETGLGGRLDATNIVKPKVSVITHIGYDHTDLLGRRLYQIAKEKAGIIKTGVPVVCAKQQPSVLKIIKQIAKVKKAPLFLLGRDFKVNKLRLKAAATVFDYVDRNNNKLNNLSLPFLGSYQADNAACALCAYFLLNNNKLQVNKLNRYFDRLNLEGRFELISQKPLVLVDVAHNPSSFSALSDNLKLYYRSKKVILIFGCLKDKAAKVMLEKIPYQKLILTSFKNPRVADPIKLKKYAKGESIVTSNLRQALVIARQLYKENFLILISGSLFLVAQAKRVVKTSGFFGNFS, from the coding sequence ATGATTACTAATTATTGTCAAGCTCGCGGCTATCTAGAAGACTTCATTAATTATGAAAAAACCACCAAGTTTAACTATAAAAATTCTTTTAAGTTAGAAAGAGTGCGTTTTCTTTTCAAGCAGCTTAAAATACCCTATCAGGATTTAAAAGCCATACATATCGCCGGAACTAAAGGTAAAGGTTCAACCGCTAAAATTTGCGCACAAAGTTTGATTGCTTGTGGATTTAAGGTTGGATTATATACCTCACCGCATCTTTTTGATTTTAGGGAAAGGATCAGAGTCAACCGGAGAATGATTTCCAAAGAAGATTTGGTGAGAATAGTTGAAGGCTTAAGAAGTAAAATTGAAAAAGGAAAGTTATCGCCGAAATTAGGTCAGTTAAGTTTTTTTGAAATTTACACAGCGATAGCTTTTAAATATTTTTTGGAAAAAAAAGTAGACTACGCAGTAATCGAAACCGGCCTCGGCGGAAGGCTTGATGCAACCAATATCGTAAAGCCAAAAGTTTCAGTCATTACCCATATTGGCTATGACCATACTGATCTTTTAGGTCGGAGGCTTTATCAAATAGCTAAAGAGAAGGCCGGCATAATAAAAACTGGAGTACCGGTGGTCTGCGCTAAGCAGCAACCTTCGGTTTTAAAGATAATTAAACAAATTGCCAAGGTAAAAAAAGCGCCGCTTTTTCTTTTAGGGCGTGATTTTAAAGTTAATAAGCTGCGTCTTAAGGCAGCGGCTACGGTTTTTGATTATGTTGATCGAAACAATAATAAGTTGAATAATTTAAGTTTACCTTTTTTAGGAAGCTATCAAGCTGATAATGCAGCCTGTGCCCTTTGTGCTTATTTTTTATTAAACAACAATAAGCTGCAGGTTAATAAACTTAATCGTTATTTTGATAGGTTAAATCTTGAGGGTAGGTTTGAGCTAATTTCACAAAAGCCATTAGTTTTAGTTGATGTTGCCCATAATCCTTCTTCTTTCTCGGCGCTCAGTGATAATTTAAAGCTGTATTATCGTTCAAAAAAAGTTATTTTAATCTTTGGCTGTTTGAAAGACAAAGCAGCTAAAGTAATGCTAGAAAAAATACCCTATCAAAAGTTAATCTTAACTAGTTTCAAGAACCCCCGGGTCGCTGATCCGATTAAGCTTAAAAAATATGCTAAAGGCGAAAGTATAGTGACTTCTAATCTTCGCCAAGCCTTAGTAATAGCTAGGCAGCTTTATAAAGAAAATTTTTTAATTTTAATTAGTGGGTCTTTGTTCTTAGTAGCTCAAGCAAAGCGGGTTGTTAAAACCAGTGGCTTTTTTGGAAATTTTAGCTAA